CAGATGAAAAGGGTGCCAAGTTTCTGAAAAATTAGTCAAACATCTTAAGTGCATGAGAGATACAAAAAATGGCACCTTGggcttctcttctttcttcaattctttcttCTGAGACTTCAGAAACTCCTCCTTTGACATACGTTCCCCTGGAACATTAAACAGAGGGgttataatatacttttttggtTAACATAAAATAGAGGGAAGATGATAAAGAATTTTGGCAGACCAGTTGTNNNNNNNNNNTCATAGAAGGATCCATCTCTTTAAACCTGCAATAACATATACGATTCACTTTGGAATAAAGAAATGAGAAAACAagcaatacatatatataaaagagagcaactgttaaaaaaaaaacttaattcaCGAAAATGCAACaaatctcaaattttaaaagaacctattttttaaactttagaCTATATGACCAAATGCTAATTAACTAACGAGTCTAACCATCTCAATAAGCACTTAAAGACTTACAAACCAGAGCAGATATAAGTTAAGAAAATTGCTTTGGGGCACAACTATTAAAGGAGATGGACCAATAGCATTAAGCATGTAATGAAGGAGGCAGAGAAGACAGAGGTAAAAGATCTCAATGTGGAAAACAGCGGTAATGAAAGGTGTTGTGAAGGGGGGTCAAGGGAGTGACAAGGTGTATGATAAGGAAGCCTAGATAGTTACCTCAACCagtcttcttttttctttttatcattatcatcTTTGATATCTGCAGCAGAAACTAATCCAGTTTTCGGCCGATGTACCAAAACTGGTGATTCTTTCCGCCTCTTCCTCGGAGGAGAGAGGTCAGAAACTGAAGGACCGGGGTTTGTGTCATAGTCATCCAAGTCATGAATTGACTTCCTTGTGGAGACAATGGAACCTGATCTATCATTCTTGACCTTCCTAGGAGGCGAAAGATCCGCTTTCGAAGAGGCACGTGTGTCATTCTGATATCTAGAGTCATGACGACCACGTCGAGGAGGAGAAATATCTGACACCATGGCCTTAGAATGTGAAGATATTCTATCAGGTTCAGGTGAGTCATCCTTATCTCTTTGATGCCGCCGAGGTGGGGACAAATCTGTGACTCTATCAGATGCTGGAGCTTCCACATAAGGTTCAGGTGAAGGTGTATCAAACCGAGCACTCCGACCACCACGAAACGGGGATGTTCTTGTTTCATTTGGAGGAGGACTCCAGTAATGATTGCGGCACTGCCGCGGTGGAGACAAATCAGCATCTGCTGGAACATCAGATTGTTGTTCAGGTCTTGGCGATGGAGTATCATTCCGTAGCCTCCTCTTGCGAGGTGGAGAAATATCAGAATTTTGGTCTTCGGGCTTCACATTATTAGAAGAATCAGACACCGAAACCCAGCCACTTCCATCCTCAGAAATTGCACCAAAAGGGCGTCTAGTCCTCAGTTGCTCCAGTCTTCTCATACGCTTGACTTCAATATCTTCATCAACTTGAGGCTTTTCTTCATCTGTAAGCACTTCATATAATTGAGCCAAATTCAAGAATGTGAAGTATcatacaacaaaagaaaacataatttcAGTAACCTGCTgaatcttgttcttcttcgTCGAGTTTGACCGGCTTCTGCCAAATTGGATCTTCATCCACCACAAGAATTCCACCAGCATCAGGTTtagattttctctttttcttcttctttttcttctcctcatcatcattacttgtgtatttttttaggtAATCTTTAAGGGAAGTTTGTGCAGAAGATGGACCCACCATTTTGAATCCTAAAAAGCTATTCACCTGAAAAGTTTAAAAGGTGTTAAGAAAGAATTAATTCTTCCCTTACAAACCCAAATAAAATGGCCCTTCAAACTTATCTGTCTAACTACAGCAAAGAAGAGGGGGCAGCAGTTAACGAACAGGACATTTGAAGGGCAAGAAAAGCACTTATTTcatccaaacaaaaaaaaaacacaaaagaattaaaaaagtaaaacataaaaaaaacaaattcactATCATACATACATTTAGGACCAATCAATTCTAGCCCACAAGGCATACCAAGGGTTCAATGCATCCCAGTGCACAGCAGTACAGCAGAAAGTGGCCTAGAATACTTCATCCATGTAATGCACATACAATAATGCATAAAACACACGGTTCTTAGTTCTTACCTTTATACCGTTTGGAAGGTAAACCTGATTGGATTATTAAGCCACAGGAAAATCAATCATAATTTAGAATCTTaacactaaaaaaaagaaccatTTTTTGCAAGGAAAGACAACCAAAATTCCATCTCATTAGGTTAATGCAAGAAAAACATATCATCAGAAGCTCCTCAGGAATAAGCCTTTGCATTAGGGTTCAGACCAGGAATAcgtcataatttaatttcctCATATGGAAAGCAATTCCCCTTGCAAATAAGTGGTATATGGTGTTGATTATGCCctcatatttaataattactgcgttcatattaatatttctccCCACCAAAAAATGATTCTATGTTATTAAACggaattaaatatacattaactattattcttcgtaatttttttttcgaaaaaattataatacggaattaaatatacattaactattattcttcgtaatttttttttcgaaaaaatgtaattataatactcTCACACTAGAATTTAATACGCATATTTTGCATTCTACCACCAGATTTCTGCCACTATTCTTTTCCTCTTCCCTATTGATCAAATGCATCTTATGCAATCAAATGACATTGAACTAGAAGAATCATCAATTTACAAGCTTCTTCTCTAAACACATCatagaaaaacataacaaatgCTAGAAATACACAATCaagttaaaatatgtaaaggACAAATATCAGAATTTCCAAAATAtgtcataattttgaaaagcatGGCAATCCCTTACCAACTGAAGAGAAAAGATTAACATCTAATCATAAACTCCCCACTCTACCACACAAGAGAGAGCTTCAGCATAATTTCActcaatttcaaaatcaaactaAATCTTAAAAGCCACGAACTCTAAAATCCATAACATACTTCAACTCTGAAACCAACCACAGCCATTAATCCATAAAGGTAGGATTAGGGTTTTGGTTCTGGTGCTTGAACCATACTTAAAGCACCCAGCAACTATTCGTTAGAAATTGACTctgattttatgttttatcttccctttattcatatatatatatacacatatatgtggagagagagagagagagaaacgcacatatggatatatattcataaattcaaCATTCAATATGATGGCTTACTTCTCTCATTCTTACAATTTATGTATCacttggaaaagaaaatttcgaAGTTATACTACATGGGACTGAAGGAATCagaattcaaataaaaacttgaTAGAATACTTCAAACCCCAACCCTTTAAGATGGAGATTTTGGTGTATTCACATAACTTTtcacttcaaattttgatgtaatatcTATGTTTCGCGTCCATTAGCACAACAAAAAGAATCCATCTGGTATTTTCTCAGTAAGATGGAAATTTTGTAATCTTAACTTTTAAGTAATCAAGGAAATTCGATAGTTTGGCAGAGAGCAaagaaattacagaaaaactAATATTGTTTGGTCAAGacacaaaatcaaatcaagaataaaatattgaaagaaatttGACCAATTATAGATGCAACGACAACCACAATGCTTGagcaattaattgattaatttcaaaaaaaaaaagacaggAAGTAAATGAGGGAAAGTTACCCAAGAATTGGGGCTGAACTGACGGCAGGAAGTGATACTTATTCGGCGGCAGCTGACGTCTGCGCTCTCCGACGCTGTAAAGTAAGAGCCTAGGCGGTTGAGGTTTAGGGAGTTTCTGGGGTTGAAGGTCGGTGTGGAAGAGGAGGGTGGGAGAGGGGAAACCGCGAGAGAAGAGAAGACGGAGGTATTCGTGTTCTCGGCTTCTCCCCGAAGGGTAATAGCCGGATCGGCCGGTCCGACCAGGAACCGGATTCTAAGCCGGTTcggattttatttaaaaatcggTGATAGTAAAACCCAGACAGGTCGGTACGGAACTAACAAACCCGATCAAGACCGGCAAACCCGAAAAAACCGGTTGAAAGCCGGTttcagatttttcttttttctaaaaaaaaaaagagagagataaTCAGATCCTCCTTCcctaaggtttggtgtaattatacgtaggtctcctataatttgaaaaggcTCCTCGCTAAGGAAACTAACCTGTGAGGGTTTCTAACTTGATCAGGTATCCTAGAATTAAGCTTATTGCGCCGACATTGAACACTTCGTTCAGTACGTCTTTTcgatttaatatattgaattacatgaaaaaatttCGTAAGTGCAACCGCAATCTCAACAGTATCTGCTGCACAGCAATCAAACCCAATATTCTGCGGCATAGCCTCATCTAATTTCAGCACACACAATTCAAGCATCTTACGTTACTTATTTGACAAGGCCCAAATTGACTATGGAGAAGAGTATTCTAAAGGTCACTTAGTGTGGGttcatatgaaaatatcattttttaacaataaagcAGGAACCTTGAGGAAGGAGTAGGGTAAAGTAACCTATTGTTAACAATACTAACCACAATCACATGAATAGAAAAAAACTTGtgctatataaaaataaccgGCGGAAAGGTAATTTGTCACATGGTCTCTAATAATTCAAGATATGTAGAAAATACTTATTTGCTTACATTTATTAAAGTAGTTCCATCTCactgaaaaattaagattatgATAACATATTAAAGTAGGTATTTGCAGGAGGAAAGCAAGCATTTTTAAGGTGAGAGACAAGTGAATTGACTAACTATCTCATGTACcagaaattcataaaaaagtaGAAATGGTACGTGAATATGCGAAGGTAACAACACAAAGATtcattcaagaaaatgcaCAGCTATACTTTTTCTTCAAAGTTGTTACACTTTATCAGTTATCACACATTAATCGAAGGGAGATGTGTGTATTTACCTGGTTCAACTTCTGCACTCCAAAATCACCTAAGAATCCGTCCGAAGAAGATATCCCCAACTGCGAAacaagagagaaaagaagaaagttaaaattttttaacatattgcTTATTTTACCAAATTAAACCTAGTAAATACTGagcagaaataaatatttctatacaatttcatcaagtagGGCTTAGCTTACCTTTGTTCAAAGAAAAGAGTAACGGAGGACGAAGAGTTAGGTGAGCAGAATTAAAGTGATGGAGATGGAGACAAAGATGTTAGTGTAATTACTGAAAGTTTGCACATTTGGATGTAAATGTTTTGACAATTGGCAGTTAAATGGTAATTGGAGTCAATAAAGTAGGGTTAAAGCAGGCAATTCAAACTTGATTGCTCTTTCAAGCGAGAAGTGAGATACAAATCCCACCCTCCTAATCGGGATTTAAATCTAGCAAATCAAGCAGAACAATAGTGGGCCTTGCACCAAAAAATCATGCCCGGCTTAAAGTCTGTAAACACACCATTGACCAAGATAAATCCAAATATCCAGCCTTATATCCACTTGTAAACATAGCCTAAAGGTAAAACTTTAATCCTTAATCCAATTTGAGAATAAGGTTGGACTAGATGCTTACCTTGGAAATGATTATATGTATGGAATGTGGCAAAAGTGACTGCTAAGGAGGATGGAATTGGACCTAATTCTAAGTGTTGACATATCTCCAGGATGGTAAAACTTGGCATTTTTGGCTTGTCACTTCTATAACCTGTTAATTGTGTTGGGACCAGCAAGTTTGGACTTACTATGCTAAGCAGATCGGGCATGACTCCTTGGCTTGAATTTTAGATCAAATTTAGTTAATGGgttcagaaaaataattgttgcaggcatcaattttatagaccttttattttatgtatgaatataatatatatatatatactcttaGAGTACATACAAATATAACTTCGTAGAACTACAATTATAAGAATAAagtaactaaaataaaattggaataTTCAGTTTGAATCAACTCATTGTCGAGAACTGTCCGACAtaacccccacccccacccaccCCAAACTCAGGCACATCCTAAAGCTATCTCATAGGTCTCTTCATTGGGCAATAATCAGTAGTTGTTCGTTTTTAAATAGAAACTTGCATCTGTTACAATGCCTTGGaatcaaaatcaacaaaaacataaCTGAAGGACATGATAGCCCAACACTTGATTTGTTCAAGTTGGAATTATCTTCGTTAACTGATTCAAAGTATCACATAAAACTTCACTTATTTTTCACTATTCAGAACCCAAAAGAGCAaatgagaaaagagaagacaCGTCCATACAGCAATCAACTAGGCAGCATCTTAAGGCTCTCCACCAAGCTCAACTCGTAAGTTGTCATAAGGATAGACCTTGGGTGTCTggcaagaaacaaaaagacatAACATGAGGTAGTTTCTTTATGatgcaagtaaaaataacCCAAAACAAAGCAACTCCTTTAGAGAGAAGATAACACAAATATGAGCTAACGGATGTATTGATAGATGTGTGCAAGGGAAAGTTTGAGAAAACACCATACTTGTTGGCCAACATGAGagtaagataaaaattaacatattaaaaattattgcagaAACCGTCAATCACATTTCATATTTTGCTCGTCCAAAATGAAACCAGAAACTTAAGAGGTCAAAAATTAAC
The window above is part of the Sesamum indicum cultivar Zhongzhi No. 13 linkage group LG2, S_indicum_v1.0, whole genome shotgun sequence genome. Proteins encoded here:
- the LOC105155834 gene encoding BUD13 homolog (The sequence of the model RefSeq protein was modified relative to this genomic sequence to represent the inferred CDS: added 68 bases not found in genome assembly) — protein: MVGPSSAQTSLKDYLKKYTSNDDEEKKKKKKKRKSKPDAGGILVVDEDPIWQKPVKLDEEEQDSADEEKPQVDEDIEVKRMRRLEQLRTRRPFGAISEDGSGWVSVSDSSNNVKPEDQNSDISPPRKRRLRNDTPSPRPEQQSDVPADADLSPPRQCRNHYWSPPPNETRTSPFRGGRSARFDTPSPEPYVEAPASDRVTDLSPPRRHQRDKDDSPEPDRISSHSKAMVSDISPPRRGRHDSRYQNDTRASSKADLSPPRKVKNDRSGSIVSTRKSIHDLDDYDTNPGPSVSDLSPPRKRRKESPVLVHRPKTGLVSAADIKDDNDKKKKEDWLRFKEMDPSMSGRAAEPIYRNKTTGERMSKEEFLKSQKKELKKEEKPKEIKLEWGKGLAQKREAEARLQEIEKEKDKPFARGRDDPDLDAMLKERLRWGDPMAHLVKKKHLEPVLPDLGDNEKMKESGFIIPQEIPSHSWIRRGLDAAPNRYGIKPGRHWDGVDRSNGYEKELFKRMNEKRATEREAYLWSVSDM